A segment of the Streptomyces sp. L2 genome:
TGATCTTCCGGCTGGTCATGGACTACGTCTTCCAGTTCGCCCGCTCGTGGCAACCCGGCAAGGCGATGGTGGTCGTCCTGGAGGCCACCTACACTGTCACCGATCCACCGCTGAAGCTTCTGCGGCGGTTCATCCCGCCGCTGCGTCTCGGGGGCGTGGCGCTCGACCTGTCCTTCTTCGTACTGATGATCATCGTCTACATTC
Coding sequences within it:
- a CDS encoding YggT family protein — its product is MSVFAQVIYIALMVFLIVLIFRLVMDYVFQFARSWQPGKAMVVVLEATYTVTDPPLKLLRRFIPPLRLGGVALDLSFFVLMIIVYILISVAGNFVR